The Haploplasma axanthum region AAAAGAAATATCAAAAGATAAATTAATTATTTTAGTAACACATAACTATGAAGAAGCAAAGAACTATATAACAAGAAATATCATAATGAGTGATGGTAATGTTAAAGAAGATAAAGTTTTAGTTAAAAATGAAAAACTAAATGAAGTTGTTGATGATGAAAATAATAATAAAACAAGTAGTATTAGAAAATCATTTGATATTGCCGCTAGAAATGTTTTATCAAAGCCTAAAAAGACCATTTTCACATTTATCTTAGCTGTATTTTCATTACTTGCAGTAATATTTACTTATTACGGAATTTCTAGTTCAATAAAACTTAGTATTGGAGATTATTCGTATGATCCAACTATAACCTATATTCAAAAACGTGATGATAAGGAATTTACAAAAAGCGAGCTTGAGGAAATTAGAAAAAAATTTGAAAATAAAGATTTAAAAGTTACATATGGTGTATTTAGTAAAGAAAGTTCAGCAGATTTTAGAATGGAGTATTCACGAATGGGATTTGTTGCTCAACCACTTAATGGTTTATTTGCTAAAGAAATAGAAGGTAGATTACCGGTAAAAGAAAATGAAGTTATGCTTAGTGGGAACTATAAATACTCTGATGAATATGAAAATATATATATTGATTTAGCTGACCCTGAAGACAGAGAAAAAACGATTAAAAGATTTAAAGTTGTTGGTAGAGTTTTAGAAAACAGTATGGATTACAACTACAGACAAGTAATCTATTTTAGTGATATGTTTATTTTTGATGAGAATAATCAAGTTAATCCGATAATAAAACAATATTTTACAAATGTTAATGATACCAATAAAGAAATAGCATTTTATGGAATTGATAGAACTGAAATAAAGCATTTAATAAGAAAACTTGATAAAGATATTTATAACATATATGATCCGTATTCAATTGATGAAGCAGAAAATGCAATAACTGATTTGGTTGGAAATATAATAGTCTTTATCATTATGTTTATTATTGTTTTGATAATCTTTTTACTTGTGTATGTAATTCAAAAAAATATGATGATGTCACAAAGAAAAGATTATGCGGTTTATCGTTCTATTGGTATTAATGAAAAAGAAGTTAAATATGCAATTCTTCTTGAACAAGCAATAATTTCTTTAACAGCTACAATTCTTGTTCTAATATCACTTTCAATAACTTCAATATTTGTTAGAAGTGTTAGACTAGCATCAAGAAATGTAGGATTTGGTGGTTATGTTTTTATAGCAGCAATTTTTATATATTTCTCACTTAGACAAGGTGCTAAGTTTAACAGACAAATATTTAATAAAACAGTAATTGGCGCACTTAAGGAGGAAGAATAATGATAAAATTAATTAATGTTGATAAATATTTCAACAAAGGTAAACAAAATAGTATCCATGTAATAAATAATACTTCATTAGAACTTCCTGAAAAAGGTTTAGTTACATTGCTTGGATCTTCTGGTTCAGGTAAATCAACATTATTAAATGTTATTGGTGGACTAGATAAAGCGCAAGGAACAATTATATTTAATGATATAACAATAAATAAATATAAGAGTAGTATATGGGACCAAATAAGAGCAGAAAAAATTGGATTTATATTTCAAAACTATCATTTACTAGAAACTCAAACTATTTATGAAAATATTGCTGATTCGTTAAGAATGATTGGAATAACTGATAAAGATGAAATTGAGTATCGTGTTAATTACGTTTTAAATGCTGTTGGTATGTTAAGATTTAAAAAGAAACTTGCAAGTGATTTATCAGGTGGACAAAAACAAAGAGTTGCAATAGCAAGAGCAATCGTTAAAAATCCGGATGTTATTATTGCTGATGAACCAACAGGAAACTTAGATAGTAAAAATAGTATTGATGTTTTAAAAATAATTAAAGAAATATCAAAAGAAAAACTAGTAGTTTTAGTTACACACAATGTTGAACTTGCCAATCATTATTCGGATAGAATAATTAATATTACTGATGGAAGTGTTCAAAGCGATGTTGAAAATTCATCTGGAAAAACACATATAAATCAAACTGATGATAATATTTATTTGCAAGATTATAAAAAGAATCAATATGATAATATCGATATATATAGTAACGAAGATGTTAATGATTTTGGTTTGATTATTATTAAAGAAAATGGGAAATATTATATAAAATCTAAAAATAATGTTAAATTAGAGGTATTAGATAATTCATCTAGAATTAAGGTTATTGATAGAAAACGAGAAGATGTTTTAAAAGAAGAATTAGAAAAAGTTAATTTTTCGATTGATGAATTAAGCAAACATGAAACAAAGAGAACAAAAGCAAGATTTTTCTCAATTACTGATTCAATAAAAATTGGTTTTAATAAACTAAGAAAAAAAGGTTTCAAAAGATTTGTTAAAATAACAATGTTATTGTTAATAGGAATGATGTTTTCATTGGGGGTTAATTTACTAATCAATGGTTTAATTGTTGACAAATCTAAAATCACTGTAGATAAAAATGTTTATACAACGAATAATAATTTTGATTATCAAAGACCAAATAACTATAAAGGAGTTACAGAGTATTTAGATAGTGATGACTTTATTGTTTACAAAAAATTTGATTATATTTATATAGGAATTGGAAATAATCGCTATAATCGTGTTCAACTTAATGTTCTTCCTTCAGAAATTTTAAAAGATAAAATAAAAATGTATGATGAAAATAAAATTTATATTGATTCATCAGCTCTTAAAGGAACAACGGCAGAACAAGCTCAGTATAAATCATTAGGGATATATAAGAAACAAGATTTAATTGGGAAGAAACTTAGATTTAACATTCATGAAAAAAATAATTACTTCCAGGATATACCTAAAGAATATACTATTAATGAAATTGTTGATTTGGGAACAAAATCAATTTACCTACCACGAGAGATTATTAATAAAGAATCCGGTGATTTAGAAAACTATTACGAAATAAATGAAGTGGCTATTTATGATTCTACAAAAGTGACAATAACAATTGGTAATGTTCCTACAAAAGTATTAGATAAAAAAATACCAATAATAGTAAATGAACGATATCAGAAAAAAGATGAGGAAAATATAAATAACGGTAAATATCTCTATGAACTCGGAGATAGTACAACACGTATTGCTGAGTTTTCCTCATTATATGGTTATTCATTTGAAATAGTAGGATTTTTTGAGAATCCAAGTGGAAGTTATAATAACAATATTTATGTTGCAGAGGAGTCATATCAGAATTTATATTTTATAGTTACTAGTGGTAGATCATTTGCATCTGATGCGATATATTCTAAAACTGGGAAAGCAATTGATGATATATATATTAAAAATCAATATGATGAGCAACTAAAAAGTCTTGAGTTAGAAAAAGGTGAATTTATCAATGGTTCACTGATATGGTTAGCAATTATAGTAGTAATTACATTAATTATGTTTTATTTCTTTGTTAGATCTTCATTAACAGAAAGAATGAAAGAGATTAGTATATTAAGAGCTTTAGGTGTTAAAAAACGTGAAGTAAGAAGTATTTTTATTGTTGAATATGCGGTATTAACAACATTTTCATCATTAATAGGAGTAGTATTCGTTGCCGTTATTCTAAGATCAGTTTATAATTCATCGATGGGAGATTTATTAGATTATAATGCAACTCCACTTGGAATATTAGCAAGTATTGCTGGAATATATGCATTAAATATTTTAATAGCTTTAATACCTGTTAATTTATTCTTAAGAAAAACTCCAGCACAAATGCTAACAAATTATGATATTTAGATATAAAGTCCTCTTTTTTGAGGACTTTATAATTATTAACAGTTAATGTGGAAAAAATAATTATCATAATATGATAAAATAAGAGTGTTGAGAGGGTGGTAAAATGAAGAAATTAATCTTAATTGATGGAAATTCAATTCTATTTAGAGCATATTATGCAACAGCATATCCAGGAGCGACTTTAATGCAAACAAGTAAAGGTGAATATACTAATGCTTTATTTGCGTTTGTAAATATGTTTACAAAGATAGTTACAAATGGAGAAGAAAATGTATTAGTAGCTTTTGATACAAGTGAACCAACATTTAGACATCTATCTTATGATGAATATAAAGCAGGAAGAAAAGAAATGCCTGCTGAACTTGCCGAACAAATTCCAAGAGTTTATGAATACGTAAGACTAATGGGAATAAAAGCATATTGCAAGGGTGGATATGAAGCTGATGATATTATTGGTATTTATGCTACCGAGGCTAGCTCAAAAGGTATTAAAGTTGATATATATTCTAGTGATCGTGATTTACTTCAATTAGTAAGTGATAATGTGACAGTAAATTTATTAAAAAAAGGTATGCAAGAAGTCTCTTCATATACACCTAAAACACTTTTTGATGAGTTTGAATTAACACATAATCAAATTATTGATTTAAAATCGCTAATGGGTGATTCATCTGATAATATTCCAGGTGTTCCAGGTGTAGGGCCAAAAACAGCAACTACTCTATTAAAACAATATGAAACACTTGAAAACATTTATGAACACATCGATGATATTAAAGGAAAAGTTAAGGAAAACTTAATTAATAATAAAGAATTAGCATTCATGAGTAAAAAGTTAGTTACTATTATGACAACTGGAAATCTTGATTATACACTAGATGAAATAAAACGAGAAGAAACAAATTATCCAGAACTAGTTTCTTTTTTACAAAAATATGAATTACATAGTTTAGTAAAACAACTTGAACAACCAACAGTTAAAGTTGAATGGGATTATAATGTTATAGAAACTGAAGAACAATTGAAGACTATTTTAAAGGATAATGCAGCAATTCATTTTGAATTTAGCGAAGAAAATTATCATTTAGCAGATATTTGGGGAATTGGATATTTTGATGGAGAAAAAAGTTTTTTCATTGATAAAGAACTATTAAAAACTAATACACTAAAAGATTATTTAAAGTCAAACAAAATAAGAAAACAAACATATGATTTTAAAGCAGCAAAAGTAAATCTATTATGGAAAGACCTTGATTTTAATAATTGCAGTTTTGATCTTTTATTAGCAGCATATTTAATTGATTCTCACTACGGAAAAGAAGAATTTAAATATATTGTTTCAAAATTTAATTACGATGATGTTGAGTATGATGATTTAGTTTATGGTAAAGGTGCTAAAAAAGGTTTACCAGAAGAAAAATCAGTTTATCAAAAACACATTGTTAGTAAAGCAAGAGCAATCTATCTTCTAAGAGAAAAACTAATTACTGAATTAAAAAATGAAAATCAATTATATTTATTAGAAGAACTAGAAATACCATTATCAAATGTATTAGCAAAAATGGAATTTCAAGGGATATTAGTTTCAAAAGAAGAACTACATAAACAAAAAATTACACTAGAAGAACGAATTAATAATCTTACGAATGAGATTATAACTTTAGCAGGAAAAGATTTTAATATAGCATCACCTAAGCAATTAGGCGAAGTATTATTTGAAGATTTAAACTTGCCACATGCTAAAAAGAATAAAACGGGATATTCAACAAATGCGGATGTTTTATTAAAGTTAAAGAATGATCATCCAATTATTCCATTAATAATTGAATTTAGAGAATTAAACAAACTATATACAACATATATAGTAGGATTAGAAGGTGTTATATTCGAAGATGGGAAGATTCACACAATTTATAAACAAGCACTAACAACAACCGGAAGACTATCTTCTGTTGATCCAAATCTTCAAAATATTCCAACAAGAACTGAAGAAGGAAGACAAATAAGAAAAGTTTTTGTTGCTAGTGAAAACAAATATTTCTTAGGCTCAGACTACTCACAAATTGAATTAAGAATCTTAGCTGATATGGCAGATGTTAAAGCTTTACAAGAAGCATTTAATAATAAGCGTGATATTCATAGTGAAACAGCTAAAGCAGTCTTTGATATTGATGGCGATGTT contains the following coding sequences:
- a CDS encoding ABC transporter ATP-binding protein; protein product: MEKKPLIKLEGVSKFYKTQTGVSEGMRNINLEFNLNEFVAITGESGSGKTTLLNVISGLDSYEDGELYINGLETSHFTVKDFEELRAKNIGFVFQNYNVIDSYTVYQNVVIALEAQGYDPKKKKARALELIEKVGLLSHKNQKTAKLSGGQKQRVVIARALAKNAPIILADEPTGNLDSKSGREIMELLKEISKDKLIILVTHNYEEAKNYITRNIIMSDGNVKEDKVLVKNEKLNEVVDDENNNKTSSIRKSFDIAARNVLSKPKKTIFTFILAVFSLLAVIFTYYGISSSIKLSIGDYSYDPTITYIQKRDDKEFTKSELEEIRKKFENKDLKVTYGVFSKESSADFRMEYSRMGFVAQPLNGLFAKEIEGRLPVKENEVMLSGNYKYSDEYENIYIDLADPEDREKTIKRFKVVGRVLENSMDYNYRQVIYFSDMFIFDENNQVNPIIKQYFTNVNDTNKEIAFYGIDRTEIKHLIRKLDKDIYNIYDPYSIDEAENAITDLVGNIIVFIIMFIIVLIIFLLVYVIQKNMMMSQRKDYAVYRSIGINEKEVKYAILLEQAIISLTATILVLISLSITSIFVRSVRLASRNVGFGGYVFIAAIFIYFSLRQGAKFNRQIFNKTVIGALKEEE
- a CDS encoding ABC transporter ATP-binding protein/permease; translated protein: MIKLINVDKYFNKGKQNSIHVINNTSLELPEKGLVTLLGSSGSGKSTLLNVIGGLDKAQGTIIFNDITINKYKSSIWDQIRAEKIGFIFQNYHLLETQTIYENIADSLRMIGITDKDEIEYRVNYVLNAVGMLRFKKKLASDLSGGQKQRVAIARAIVKNPDVIIADEPTGNLDSKNSIDVLKIIKEISKEKLVVLVTHNVELANHYSDRIINITDGSVQSDVENSSGKTHINQTDDNIYLQDYKKNQYDNIDIYSNEDVNDFGLIIIKENGKYYIKSKNNVKLEVLDNSSRIKVIDRKREDVLKEELEKVNFSIDELSKHETKRTKARFFSITDSIKIGFNKLRKKGFKRFVKITMLLLIGMMFSLGVNLLINGLIVDKSKITVDKNVYTTNNNFDYQRPNNYKGVTEYLDSDDFIVYKKFDYIYIGIGNNRYNRVQLNVLPSEILKDKIKMYDENKIYIDSSALKGTTAEQAQYKSLGIYKKQDLIGKKLRFNIHEKNNYFQDIPKEYTINEIVDLGTKSIYLPREIINKESGDLENYYEINEVAIYDSTKVTITIGNVPTKVLDKKIPIIVNERYQKKDEENINNGKYLYELGDSTTRIAEFSSLYGYSFEIVGFFENPSGSYNNNIYVAEESYQNLYFIVTSGRSFASDAIYSKTGKAIDDIYIKNQYDEQLKSLELEKGEFINGSLIWLAIIVVITLIMFYFFVRSSLTERMKEISILRALGVKKREVRSIFIVEYAVLTTFSSLIGVVFVAVILRSVYNSSMGDLLDYNATPLGILASIAGIYALNILIALIPVNLFLRKTPAQMLTNYDI
- the polA gene encoding DNA polymerase I yields the protein MKKLILIDGNSILFRAYYATAYPGATLMQTSKGEYTNALFAFVNMFTKIVTNGEENVLVAFDTSEPTFRHLSYDEYKAGRKEMPAELAEQIPRVYEYVRLMGIKAYCKGGYEADDIIGIYATEASSKGIKVDIYSSDRDLLQLVSDNVTVNLLKKGMQEVSSYTPKTLFDEFELTHNQIIDLKSLMGDSSDNIPGVPGVGPKTATTLLKQYETLENIYEHIDDIKGKVKENLINNKELAFMSKKLVTIMTTGNLDYTLDEIKREETNYPELVSFLQKYELHSLVKQLEQPTVKVEWDYNVIETEEQLKTILKDNAAIHFEFSEENYHLADIWGIGYFDGEKSFFIDKELLKTNTLKDYLKSNKIRKQTYDFKAAKVNLLWKDLDFNNCSFDLLLAAYLIDSHYGKEEFKYIVSKFNYDDVEYDDLVYGKGAKKGLPEEKSVYQKHIVSKARAIYLLREKLITELKNENQLYLLEELEIPLSNVLAKMEFQGILVSKEELHKQKITLEERINNLTNEIITLAGKDFNIASPKQLGEVLFEDLNLPHAKKNKTGYSTNADVLLKLKNDHPIIPLIIEFRELNKLYTTYIVGLEGVIFEDGKIHTIYKQALTTTGRLSSVDPNLQNIPTRTEEGRQIRKVFVASENKYFLGSDYSQIELRILADMADVKALQEAFNNKRDIHSETAKAVFDIDGDVKSEQRRAAKAVNFGIIYGIGAWSLSEDLNITPKEAQNFIDKYLGVYPEIKKYMEDIVEFATKNGYVETLVKRRRYIPELKSTVFMQREFGKRTSLNAPIQGTAADIIKIAMIDLDKYLEQNNKESKLLLQVHDELILEVPESEIKEMEEIVPKIMSNAYDLKVKLEASCDTGKTWYDI